Within the Miscanthus floridulus cultivar M001 chromosome 2, ASM1932011v1, whole genome shotgun sequence genome, the region tttggaggtgtagttcaagtacctttaatggctgatttttgttgtttttgctagggaacaaattttgtataaaacatgcatgtgataaattttggacagtcattatatgctattaagaacctaggaaaaatactaattctgttgtttgacacttttcatagtacaaggtaatttcatgctcatttttatgctatagcttgtcatttttgtgtaggatagtttacttatccaaatgccatgaattttttatggtagtctgtttagggtagtattatgctactgtaattttctcagatttttaggagcatcagaaatatatgttgctattcaaacctattattaattagggtttaagcaagtgttgctttaagtgtgattaagaaattagtaaagctttggtgtatctttgaagctttTCATAAGATATGTAACTTAACATAttggtagtagaagagaatgcagtagatgacatatgcttgtagtatgttttcttagatgatgttgactaccttgcattcaaacatatccattgtattcatctcattcgatgcaccgtttgcataatcacttacacgcattgcatcatataggatcgcaaaccgagaacccagtcgtcatacccgaggagcccgaggagcagctcgaggtgcagcagcaggaagtgccagaagccgacgaggaggacgttgaggaacttccggagtgccccgatcaccgtccgagctccttcgagagaggcaagccccggagcatttttctcccggtttgcaatgatttaattaaatactttactttaaagtaatgcattacgtttaggagttgtttgcaaccgttgctgcattataccttgcttacctttgttatactatatccttgttaccctggtatccgcagtcgagtcaatgcttagctggcttagaccggtagaagtcaggtgatttcctgtcacctgcgagctataggtggttacctagatctgcttggatgactatgaagtcatggtataactaagtgttaaatgaagttgagaccggacggagacttgcagagttttggactgtagtgtttctgtctgtgtcgattaaggaccgaccgttgttgggcctcgagtcatgttgaacgcatgccttacatttagctggccggataaagtacctttcgaccgtgaagctgggagatttttcgggccgagtagattgcccgcaacgcactgtgccgaagcaggtgtggtaggacacgggggcgggatgataaggccaaagtgcagtcggtcggcccccgggtacatgtggttcctggcaaactcgagattcctggaaagttgactcggtgatcaatatctcactttagcgggtgagtgaggtttgtgtaaggaataaatcaccagctggttaggaatcgattcgaatcgccatcgctcctggatagtgagcacttgacttgagttacttcatcgtagtaaatgttatggaacacttggacagttatagtgaatatgacagtatggaagttgtttaatgatcattggttatcattatctgcttaatcacatgtttactccagtataggtgcaaatctagtcgacaggttaataataattaacttggcaaaaatgcttttagaaaggttctcgaaatgctaaaaatgcttctttccgcaaatgagtcagctaccctactataaagcccttcataatcattggtgtcatttattttcggttatgtcgggtaagtctggctgagtaccttctcgtactcagggttttattcccacttgttgcagatgggcagatgtattacggctactgtatcaactgcctttatcctgcgatgggtgatgcttaggaccatgggcgtggtcattccttacgtctcgtctgatgcttttgttggagatgatcattcgctggcactatatttaaactccgcgtgagtgtgtgtgtggtttgaacaaatgacttccgctacttttattcaaactggttttgtaataactatgttgaaactctgaggtattcgtgatgcaaacttttatgtaatatgtgatggtgaccgctaaacttattacgatcatggctgggacacgagttggtttgaaatccttcgtgatttcacggactaccgggttatacgggcttaagtttgctcaatcgtctgctctggtggatgattttcttacttaatttcgtataattggtcggttctgttacacttcTTCATCATCACCAGAACTACATGAGTCTCCAGGCATGTACTCACCGTCAGTGTTAGACATCTCATCTCTATTTGTGTCTCCTGGCATGTTATTTGGAGTACAGTAAAATTGACTGACAAGGTCAACTTGCTTGTCTATTTCTTTGCTTTCACCTTTCCAAATAGTCAAAGGTTGCAGatcttcatcttctatctcatTATCCTTGGAATTTTCTTCCATCTCTTCCTCATAGACACTTGCTTCAATAGCTGCATCATGCTCATGATTTTCAGCATACACATCTGCAACGTCACCTTCAACAATGCAGTCAGACATGACCTGGCACACTTTGTCATCAACTAAAGCTCTCAGGCCTGTGCTCATGTCTCTCCATGGAAATAGCCAATGCAACATTGTGCCTTCTTTGACATTGCAATGGTCACGGAGATGGCCAACAACTTCAGGCAGCGACAACTTGTCTCGGTCGATGTAAGACATAGCTTGAGTACCTCCAACATAAAACACTCCATTGCTATTCCTCAAGAACTCCCCATTAAAATGAAACCGAACAGGGAGGAAGTCGCAACCATCCATGCCTAATCATGTGACACCTACATGCAGAAGATACAGGCTACGAGGTTCAGTACTAATAAAATAGGTGCGGTAAGAACATTAGTGCTTAAAATAGGACTACAAGTGCTTAAAATAGGGCTACTGATGTACCCATTACTTGTTAAATTACACAATCACCAAGAAAAACAACTCAAAAATACAGGATCCATTTGCGGCTTAGCGCTCACCGTGGTCAGCGGCACCGTGCTCGCGAGTTGGCGTGATGCGCTCGCCGAGGCCCAGTAGCACCGCTCCTGCATGCGCGCTGCGCCCGGCGCCCGCCCAGGCCCAGCAGCACCGCTCGCTGCGCCCAACGCCCACTGCCCCGCCGCCTCTCGCAACTCGAATGCCGGAGCTAGGGTTCGTCAGTTTGGGGGATTTTTTTGGGAACGAACAGAGTCGATCAGATCTTGGGCACGGGCACTTCTACTTGATTTAGTGCTGACTCAGCGAATACCAGAGGCCAAACCACCAAGGGAGGTCAGGTGCGTGGTTTGGAGAGATGAGGGAGGTCTTGTGCCTGGTTTTAGAGATGAGGGAGCAAAAATGAACTAGCCCAAAAGATGAGGGAGACCTTTTCCTAACGGATTTACGGCTTCCGGCGTGTCTCTACAACATGCCTCTTTCGAGCTCGACGATATCTCACCCGAGGCCCAAAGCGTTGAGCTTCTGAAGCGGGGAATCCAAAAATAGGCCCAAAATAATATTTTCCCCAACAAGGCCCAAACTGGAGAACCCAGCCCGGCCTGCTGCTGGCGTCACCACTCACCAGTCACCACCCAGGCATTCCCTTTCCCCACCGCAACGCCAGCCGCACGGGAGAATCCGGAGCCGCCGCCCTGCCTTCCGCTGACGCAGCCCGCAGCTTCCGATCACCTGACCTCCACGGTTCCTTCGTCGTCGCTCCCTGTCGACCTAGCGAAGGAGCGCAACATGCAGACGGTACGAAGTGTGGTGCTGcagcacctccgcctccgcgtggcGCCTGCCATTGCTGCACGTGGAGGCAGCGGGAGGCCGTCGCTGTACGGGTTCGCTCGGGGGATGAGCGCGCCGGCGGGCCAGGAGGACAGTAAGGGAAGCAGCAACTCCGACCCCGAGAGGGACATCAGGACGCGCGTCGTCAACCTGGTGAAGAAGTTCGACAAGATCGACGCCGACAAGGTGGGTTCTTGCCTCTGCCATCTATTTCCTCTTGCATTCTTCTTTCTTTGTTCGTGAGAGCCTGTGCTCTTGGTTGTTCGAATGGAAATGGTTGGATTTTATCAGCTCAATGTCAAACTCTCACGAACTTGGATGAATCCTGTCGATAATGGATGGTGCCCAGGGGCGTTCTCATTTGGAGATGATAATGCTTGTGCCTTTTATCTCTTGGATGTTGCTATTTTTCTGCTTAGATAGGCTGTTATATGTGAGCAGGGAATGCCAGTGAAGGTCTGAAGGATGTAATGCCACGGTAGGGCTGAGGCTGTTAGAATGTCAGCCGAAATGGACTCATAGTTAACAACATATCAGACAATCTGGAATAAGAAGTCCGAAACTAATGTTCATAACGATATTCCAACATCCTTTTCAGTTCTTGGAAGATATCTCTGACATCGTCACGGAGATATGCTTGTTCTAGTAGGAAACGTTTATATCATCAATTATATACATGCCTCCTTTTGCAATAGTAAGCTGATCCATAAAACAAACCATAACAGGCAGGGTGCAATTCAAGAAATTGTCTCTTTAGCGAATTTGTTATGTAAAGATTTCGTTTCGATGGGACCATGAAACGAATTTTTTTAGGACCAAATAATGTGTACAGCAATTTTATATTGATGGAAACCATGCATTGGTCAACTTCTGTTTCACCGATGCCTTGGCACAACTGTTTTCCAAGAATTTGAGACTGTCAGAATCACTGCTTAAATGATTAGGGTCACCAGTAGTATCTATTAATGCATATTCTAGTCCACATTGATATGTTGTCCTGTAGCAAATCCAGCGAAATAACTCCTTTTAGCTTAATAACGATGGTTGAAAGGGTAGTTTCATATATGACATATTTTTTATTCAATTTTCACCATACATTGGTACCTGATAGACGATAGCTGTCCCCTTAAATATTTATCTCCCTCTGTAAGGAAAAGGAAACTACCTCCTTGAGAAGGAATCTTCCTTTCCATGACATGTCCACCGCATGTCCACACCTTGGGTTACCTCCTCTTTAGGGATGTTATCTCTGTAGGCTACTGATCTGATGTACTTCAATATTGTGTAAAGGATGCGCAGAGAAATTTTGAGTTACATTGTTCAATGTGTGAACTGACATCCAGGCCATTTACTAGATTCTGTTCTAATGGAGATGGAAGTGTAAGGAGCACACAATTGGATTGTGTCCTTTTGTCGCATATTACTTCCATCATGTCATGTTTGGGTAATCTTTCTGTAATTGCCTGACCACTAAAACAAGATGTAAAGTTCTGAAAGCTAGTATTGACATACACATTTTCTTGTAGTAAAGCTGCTTATTTTTCAATGTTAAAAAAAGTATCTGTCGGTGATATGGCTAATTGGTTTGGTTGATAGGCTAATTGGCGATGGCATACTCTTCCTCACAAGGAGACTCTTAGTAACCCTGTAGTGGATTGGGCTTAACTCTGCTCTGATTAAAAATGACTCTGCTGGGGCTTTATAAGTAGATGTGGCTACTTCCTGACCAACAAATCAGCTATTTTTTCTCTAATCCCTCAAAGCTAGGAACTAACTGAAACAAACTCTGAACAAGACAAAAACAAACTAGAACCAACTTGAAACAAACTCTTAGTCACTTGCGGATGATGGTTGTTTCTTGCATCACATGTGGGTTATGTCGGTGAAAGGGTCCACAGCTGTGGGATTATGTTTTGTATAGAGTATATTTGAGATTCTTAACTTGAGAAATTAACTGATGATGACTGATCCTTCTTCGGCAAGGTCATTAGTAGGAGCTCAGCCTGTTTAACCCCAATACCTAAATTGAGAAGGGAGCAATAACTCAACTCTGAGCTAATGGAGTTGGATCTCTTCACACATTTATGTTGATGAGAGATTGTGTAGGAACAAGAGTACATGAGGGCAGTGATGACAGGTAAGAGGAGGGGTATAGTAGTGCAATGACCAACAAGGCAACTGTGATGGAGCCTGTTGGAATTTAAGCTTAATGGAATGGATATTTTTACTGACAAGTATTTATGTCAAAGTATTGTCTTACATAGCCACCAACTCATGAAATGGATATTTTTACTGAAAAGTGGGGAAAATATAATGTTTCTGCAGTGTGGGCAGAATTTGTTAATAGTTGATGATTTCTAAATAATTTTATATATGAATTGGACATTCTGGTGCAATAAAATCAAATGGCATCATTTCTGCCTTATTCAAATACAACGCTTTGCATTTTGAGGCTAGTTGCAGCCAATTGGAAAAAATTAGTAAGGCATTCAGCAGAAGGGCTAGAAATCTAGAATCAAAGAGATGAAAAATTGCTGATACAATTActcactccattccaaattataagtcattttgacttttttggtacatccaattTGCTACGTATCTGGATATAatgtatgtctagatacatagcaaattggatgtaccaaaaaagtcaaagtgacttataatttggaatggagggagtatatcacTGTTATTTTGAGTTAATAAAATTGCCAACGGACTCTTGGCCGAATGGCTAGAGCGGCCGGCTGGCACCCCAGTGACCCGGGTTCGACTCCCAGTGGGAGCGGATTTACGTGGCCTAGGTAAAAAAACCCCCTCGTTCGACTCACTCAAAGCATAGTGTTTCTGAACCAGCTCACATGGTGAACGGTCCCGTGTAAGGGTGCAGGGGCggaggttcgggggttttcttgaTCTGCGTGAGAGATCTTCTCTACCAGGCATTGCCCGGGGGCCGTCTTACCCCCCGCAGgtcaagttttttttatttttatttttatttttattttgagtTAATAAAATTAGAAGGAAAAAGTTATACAGAACAAACCTTGCTTAAAATTTTCCTTGAATACTGTTTACAATCTTAAAGTTAATGTTGCAAGGAAAAAAGTAAGATGCTAAATTAAGTACACAACAGTGACCTAATAATGCATTGGGACCCAGCATTTTTATGAAACGATTGGCATTGATTGAAGTGCATCACAGCTGAGGGAGTCATGGGAGGCTGAGAAGTGAATGCATTGTAATTGCTGCGATGCATCATAGTAGTAGCTTAATTGTTTTTATGTTACTGGTTCCAACATGAAAAAAAACTAGTGGATTTGGAGTAACATTTTAATGAGTATGCTATTTGCTAGTGCTGCAAACTATGGATCCTAATTCCTCTTTATATGAGTGCAAATTACCCATAACATGTAATTAATATAGCCCAA harbors:
- the LOC136523132 gene encoding acyl carrier protein 3, mitochondrial-like, whose product is MQTVRSVVLQHLRLRVAPAIAARGGSGRPSLYGFARGMSAPAGQEDSKGSSNSDPERDIRTRVVNLVKKFDKIDADKVTETADFLKDLSLDSLDRVELVMAFEQEFSIEISDDKADKLTCCADVAKYIISESQISDKNTSGS